Proteins encoded together in one Chelonoidis abingdonii isolate Lonesome George chromosome 1, CheloAbing_2.0, whole genome shotgun sequence window:
- the LOC116818307 gene encoding olfactory receptor 52N4-like has product MSIFNLTPSDPSTFILMGISGLEAAHIWISIPFSTFYIIGLLGNFTVLFVVGKEQTLHKPMYLLLCMLALTDIGTSTSVVPKALCLFWFNLKDITLGGCLTQMFFLHGVSMMHSAILVTMAFDRYIAICNPLRYATILTNGRIAKLGLVGLIRAVLLILPLPLLLIRQPFCANSIIPNTYCDHMAVAKMSCGDITVNGTYGLVMAFVVIMLDLTLIALSYSLIIRTVLRISSKKAHQKALNTCTAHIIVMLMSYPPFLFSTLTHRFGQGIAPQDHIILANLYFLFPPMLNPIIYGAKTKELREKMGKYTCRR; this is encoded by the coding sequence ATGTCAATTTTCAACCTCACTCCCTCTGACCCTTCAACATTCATCCTAATGGGGATCTCTGGCCTGGAAGCTGCCCACATCTGGATCTCCATCCCATTTTCTACATTCTACATTATTGGCCTATTGGGAAATTTCACAGTTCTGTTTGTTGTAGGCAAAGAGCAGACCCTGCACAAGCCGATGTACCTGCTACTCTGCATGCTGGCGCTCACAGACATTGGCACGTCTACCTCTGTTGTTCCAAAGGCACTGTGTTTATTTTGGTTCAATTTGAAAGACATTACTTTGGGTGGATGCCTCACCCAGATGTTCTTCCTTCACGGGGTTTCTATGATGCACTCAGCCATCCTCGTGACAATGGCCTTTGATCGCTACATTGCCATATGTAACCCTCTGAGATACGCCACCATCCTCACCAATGGACGAATAGCTAAGCTAGGACTAGTGGGTTTGATAAGAGCTGTTCTCCTCATTctacccctgcccctgctcctgatCAGGCAGCCATTCTGCGCCAACAGCATTATCCCCAACACATACTGTGACCACATGGCTGTGGCGAAGATGTCATGTGGAGACATCACAGTCAATGGGACGTATGGTTTGGTGATGGCGTTTGTAGTCATCATGTTAGACCTGACTCTCATTGCCTTGTCATACAGTCTGATTATCAGGACTGTCCTCAGAATCTCTTCCAAGAAAGCCCACCAGAAAGCCCTCAACACTTGCACAGCCCACATCATTGTGATGCTGATGTCTTatcctcccttcctcttctccactcTGACACATCGGTTTGGTCAGGGCATAGCTCCACAGGATCACATCATCTTGGCCAACCTCTATTTCCTCTTCCCACCCATGCTCAACCCTATCATTTATGGGGCTAAAACTAAAGAGCTTCGTGAGAAAATGGGCAAATACACCTGCAGAAGGTGA
- the LOC116818299 gene encoding olfactory receptor 52N4-like, with protein sequence MAGINLTPSDTSTFILMGISGLESAHEWISIPFCISYIIGLLGNVTFLFVVGKEQTLHKPMYLLFCMLSLTDIATSTLVVPKALCIFWFNLKDITVGGCLTQMFFLHTISIMQSAVLVIMAFDRYVAICSPLRYASILTNGRIAKLGLVGFLRAVLFILPLPLLLSRQPFCANHIIPNTYCEHITVVKMSCGDITVNKMYGLVIAFVVIGLDLPLIVLSYGLIIRAVLRIPSTKAHQKALNTCTAHMFVMLMYYTPGLFFILTNRFGQGIAPYIHIILSNLYLFLPPMLNPFIYGVKSKELRDKVGKYTCRS encoded by the coding sequence ATGGCAGGTATCAACCTCACCCCCTCTGACACTTCCACTTTCATCCTAATGGGTATCTCTGGCCTGGAATCTGCCCATGAATGGATTTCCATCCCTTTCTGTATATCCTACATTATTGGCCTGTTAGGAAATGTCACATTTCTGTTTGTTGTAGGCAAAGAGCAGACCCTGCACAAGCCGATGTACCTGCTGTTCTGCATGCTTTCACTCACAGACATTGCCACATCTACCTTGGTTGTGCCAAAGGCACTGTGTATATTCTGGTTCAATTTGAAAGACATTACTGTGGGTggctgcctcacccagatgttcTTCCTTCACACGATTTCTATTATGCAGTCAGCTGTCCTCGTAATAATGGCCTTTGATCGCTATGTTGCCATATGTAGCCCTCTGAGATACGCCTCCATCCTCACTAATGGACGAATAGCTAAGCTAGGGCTAGTGGGTTTTTTAAGAGCTGTTCTCTTCattcttcccctgcccctgctcctcagcaggcagccattCTGTGCCAACCACATTATCCCCAACACGTACTGTGAGCACATAACTGTGGTGAAGATGTCATGTGGGGACATCACAGTTAACAAGATGTATGGCTTGGTGATAGCATTTGTGGTCATCGGGTTAGATCTGCCACTCATAGTCCTGTCGTATGGCCTGATTATCAGGGCTGTCCTCCGAATTCCCTCCACGAAAGCCCACCAAAAAGCTCTCAACACCTGCACAGCCCACATGTTTGTGATGCTGATGTATTATACTCCCGGACTCTTCTTCATCCTGACAAATCGCTTCGGTCAGGGCATTGCTCCCTACATTCACATCATCTTGAGCAACCTCTATCTTTTTCTTCCTCCCATGCTCAACCCTTTCATTTATGGGGTCAAAAGCAAAGAGCTTCGTGACAAAGTGGGCAAATATACCTGCAGAAGTTAA